The following coding sequences lie in one Paenibacillus durus ATCC 35681 genomic window:
- the nagA gene encoding N-acetylglucosamine-6-phosphate deacetylase, which produces MAEVNQERGHLLYGRVLTPGGIASDGVVAVQDGIIIYAGAARWLPETCSGWPESARVQDGLLIPGFVDVHVHGGAGHDFMYANAQAITEIAGFHAANGTTTMLATTMTASKEAIERVLGEVSSYRLGEMPYAQVAGVHLEGPFISPKWPGAQNPEHIVPPNVNWLKEWEGTYPGLIRQVTLAPEREGAAEVISWLRRHGITAALGHTDAAYEQVIAAADAGLNQAVHTFNQMTPLHHRKPGTAGAVMSDERIRAEIIADGIHVHPAAISILARLKGPNGLILITDAMSAAGLSDGEYAIGDLPVMVQNGVARLRDNPDALAGSTLTMIKGFRYLIQEAGLSLEDASRAASLNPAMSLGMERNIGSLEAGKRADILLLDGALNLRGVWIGGRPQEI; this is translated from the coding sequence GTGACGGGGTTGTCGCGGTGCAGGACGGTATAATTATTTATGCAGGAGCAGCGCGATGGCTGCCGGAGACCTGCTCCGGCTGGCCGGAAAGCGCACGGGTGCAGGACGGCCTGCTCATTCCGGGCTTTGTCGATGTGCATGTTCACGGCGGCGCCGGTCATGACTTTATGTACGCCAATGCCCAGGCGATTACGGAGATTGCCGGATTTCATGCCGCCAACGGTACGACGACGATGCTGGCCACAACGATGACCGCTTCCAAGGAAGCGATTGAACGCGTGCTTGGCGAGGTCAGCTCCTACCGCTTGGGGGAGATGCCTTATGCGCAGGTGGCCGGGGTTCATCTGGAAGGTCCTTTCATCAGCCCAAAATGGCCCGGAGCGCAAAATCCGGAGCATATCGTCCCGCCAAACGTTAATTGGCTGAAAGAATGGGAGGGCACCTATCCCGGATTGATTCGCCAGGTTACGCTTGCTCCCGAACGGGAAGGCGCGGCGGAAGTGATATCTTGGCTGCGCAGACACGGAATTACAGCCGCCCTCGGCCATACCGACGCCGCTTACGAGCAGGTTATCGCCGCGGCGGACGCGGGTCTTAACCAGGCGGTGCATACGTTTAACCAGATGACTCCGCTGCATCACCGCAAGCCCGGTACGGCAGGAGCGGTGATGTCCGACGAACGGATACGCGCTGAGATCATCGCGGACGGCATTCATGTTCATCCCGCAGCGATCTCAATTCTGGCGCGGCTTAAAGGCCCGAATGGCCTGATTCTGATTACCGACGCGATGTCGGCCGCCGGTCTTAGCGACGGAGAGTATGCCATTGGCGATCTGCCGGTTATGGTACAGAATGGTGTTGCCCGCCTTCGAGACAACCCTGACGCTCTTGCCGGAAGCACGCTCACCATGATCAAAGGCTTCCGTTATCTTATTCAAGAAGCCGGTCTAAGTCTGGAGGATGCTTCCAGAGCCGCGAGTCTGAACCCGGCCATGTCGCTTGGCATGGAGCGCAACATCGGCTCGCTGGAGGCCGGCAAACGGGCGGATATTCTGCTGCTGGATGGTGCTCTCAACCTTCGCGGCGTGTGGATCGGTGGACGCCCTCAGGAGATCTAG